The genomic region GTAATAAAAAGAAATGTACTGCCACAAGACGGAAGCCGGTCATTCCTTTTTGTTTTCTATACATCCGGTACCGAACATATTCTTTTTTTAGGAAACCTCGGGAATGGCGAAAAAGTAATAACTTTTGAGCCATCCCCTTATCAGTTAAAATTCAACTTTAGGTGCCGTTGCTGCTTGCTCATCAGCCTTAAAATATGCCTTTTCTCTAAAGCCGAACATATTGGCGAGAAACGCTTGCGGGAAACGCCTAATCTGTAGATTATATGTCTGTACCGCCTCATTAAAACGCTTTCGTTCTACGGCAATGCGGTTTTCGGTTCCTTCAAGCTGGCTTTGCAAGTCGCGGAAGTTTTCATTCGCTTTCAATTCAGGGTAATTTTCCGCAATGGCAAGCAGCCGCTGCAGTGCCCCGCCTAACTCGTTCTGTGCTTTTTGGAATTTTTCAAACGATTCGGGATTGTTGAGTACTTCGTCCGAAACATTGATAACGCCGCCTGCTCTGGAGCGCATTTCCGCAATTTCGGTAAAGACTTTTTCCTCATGGCTTGCATAGCCTTTTACGGTGTTAACAAGGTTGGGGATTAAATCAAAACGGCGCTGGTATACGTTTTCTACCTGACTCCATGCCGCTTTAACGTTTTCATCCGCCGCTACCATCGAATTATACGAACTGGTTACACAACCGTACAGCGAAAAAATAATCAGCACAATAATGCCGAGAATAATGAGTCCTGTTTTTAATCCTTTGCTCATAACCGGATGCTCCTATCAAAAAATTTAAAGTATTATTTGGCACACTGATGCATGCCAAATAATCAACGGCGAAGTATAGAGCATTTAGCGAAAAGAAACAACGTTCCGAAGTCTATAAGTGTAGGGCTTCAGCATGAAAGAAAGGCTGTAACGGCAGACGGTTTCGCCGGTACAGGTGGAAGACTGTACAGTTAAGAGGGATTCCGAAGGAGATTGGGAGGAGCTTGAATTTGCTGGGGAATAAGCAAATAGCTTTCAAATTGCATTTTAAGGAATAATCTGTTTGCATAATCAACAACCCCGACGCAAGCGTCGGGGTATTAAACCCTCCGCACGAATAAAAGTAATCCACGCTTGACATTCATTCTCCTTTTTAGTAACATTGTTATTGATTAATAGAAGAGTTATTAGAATATGAACAAGTATACGGAAAAAATATTGGCCGATAAGGATGAGCTCAACACACGGGCAAAGATTTTGCGCGCTGCAAAACAGGAGTTTTTTACCAATGGCTTTGCAGATACTAACGTGCGCGCCATTGCAGAGAAAGCAGGGGTTACAACAGGGGCGCTGTATAATCTTTTTGATAACAAGGACGGCATATTCGAAGCTCTGGTAAGCGGTGTGTTCGATGAATTTTTAGACATCGTAACGCATCACGATATATTCGATGCTGAAAATTTTGGCATGAAAACAAGCGATCTTTCTGCAATTACCGAACTATCACAACATCGGTTCTTAAAAATGGTGGATTTTTTTTATGATAATTGGGATGCGATGAAATTGATTGTCTGCTGTTCGAAGGGAAGCTCCTACGAGCATATTTTCGATAAAGCAATCGATGTAACTGAAAGAGAAACACTTCAATGGCTG from Treponema vincentii harbors:
- a CDS encoding LemA family protein; this translates as MSKGLKTGLIILGIIVLIIFSLYGCVTSSYNSMVAADENVKAAWSQVENVYQRRFDLIPNLVNTVKGYASHEEKVFTEIAEMRSRAGGVINVSDEVLNNPESFEKFQKAQNELGGALQRLLAIAENYPELKANENFRDLQSQLEGTENRIAVERKRFNEAVQTYNLQIRRFPQAFLANMFGFREKAYFKADEQAATAPKVEF
- a CDS encoding TetR/AcrR family transcriptional regulator, whose product is MNKYTEKILADKDELNTRAKILRAAKQEFFTNGFADTNVRAIAEKAGVTTGALYNLFDNKDGIFEALVSGVFDEFLDIVTHHDIFDAENFGMKTSDLSAITELSQHRFLKMVDFFYDNWDAMKLIVCCSKGSSYEHIFDKAIDVTERETLQWLKQDGVKMSRRIRFFIHVMVTSHFENLKEIFYHNLKKSEAVEYILDFNVYHCAGWKQYWMEQVKG